A genomic region of Zalophus californianus isolate mZalCal1 chromosome 11, mZalCal1.pri.v2, whole genome shotgun sequence contains the following coding sequences:
- the ANKRD49 gene encoding ankyrin repeat domain-containing protein 49, with translation MEKGKVNDDGKPDPENSLDFSEHFNQLELLETHGHLIPTGTQSLWVGNSDEDEEQDEKTEEWYQLQEKKMEKDPSKLLLWAAEKNRLTTVRRLLSEKATHVNARDEDEYTPLHRAAYSGHLDVVRELIAQGADVHAVTVDGWTPLHSACKWNNTRVASFLLQHDADINAQTKGLLTPLHLAAGNRDSKDTLELLLMNRYIKPGLKNNLEETAFDIARRTSIYHYLFEIVEGCTNSSPQP, from the exons atggaaaaagggaaaGTAAATGATGATGGAAAACCAGACCCAGAAAATTCCTTGGacttttctgaacattttaacCAACTTGAATTGTTGGAAACACATGGACACCTTATTCCCACTGGTACCCAAAGTCTCTGGGTAGGGAATTCTGACGAAGACGAGGAGcaagatgaaaaaactgaagagTGGTATcaattgcaagaaaaaaagatggaaaaagatccAAGCAAATTGCTTCTTTGGGCTGCGGAAAAAAATcgg CTTACCACAGTGCGGAGACTGCTGTCTGAAAAGGCCACTCACGTGAACGCTAGAGATGAAGATGAATATACCCCTCTTCATCGAGCAGCCTACAGTGGACACTTAGACGTGGTGCGTGAGCTGATCGCACAAGGGGCAGATGTCCATGCAGTGACTGTGGATGGCTGGACACCCCTGCACAGTGCTTGTAAGTGGAATAATACCAGAGTAGCTTCTTTCTTACTCCAGCACGATGCAGATATTAATGCCCAAACAAAAGGCCTCTTGACCCCCTTACATCTCGCTGCCGGCAACAGGGACAGCAAAGATACCCTGGAGCTCCTCCTGATGAACCGCTACATCAAACCAGGCCTGAAAAACAACTTGGAAGAAACGGCCTTTGATATTGCCAGGAGGACAAGTATCTATCACTACCTCTTTGAAATTGTGGAAGGCTGCACAAATTCTTCACCTCAGCCATAA